The Bubalus kerabau isolate K-KA32 ecotype Philippines breed swamp buffalo chromosome 16, PCC_UOA_SB_1v2, whole genome shotgun sequence genome includes a region encoding these proteins:
- the ARVCF gene encoding splicing regulator ARVCF isoform X3, whose amino-acid sequence MEDCSVRSAATILASVREQEARFELLTRALEQERRHVALQLERAQQPGAGGRQSLPMAWQQLVLQEQSPGSQASLATMPEAPEVLEETVTVEEDPGTPTSHVSIVTSEDGTTRRTETKVTKTVKTVTTRTLRQVPVGPDGLPLLDGGPPLGPFTDGPLDRHFLLRGGGPAATLSRTCLGGGGGFPEEPRDVPGYGSLSRGLGVRPPRGGPPGPGPGDGCFTLPSRREAFPAGPGPEPGPPASRSQPERFQAEPYGLEDDARSLAADEEGAPELEPDYGTAARRRPDCGRGLRSRAYEDVADDGGELMEERPPFPATAAPLAQPERGSLGSLERVVRRSPSADSARKEPRWRDPELPEVLAMLRHPVDPVKANAAAYLQHLCFENEAVKRRVRQLRGLPLLVALLDHPRAEVRRRACGALRNLSYGRDADNKAAIRDCGGVPALVRLLRAARDSEVRELVTGTLWNLSSYEPLKMVIIDHGLQTLTHEVIVPNSGWEPEPNEDSKPRDAEWTTVFKNTSGCLRNVSSDGAEARRRLRECEGLVDALLHALQSAVGRKDTDNKSVENCVCIVRNLSYHVHKEVPGAERYQEAEPGPPGGSGSAQRRSREDAGCFGGKKAKGKRDGEMDQNSDTLDLPKRTEAAKGFELLYQPEVVRLYLSLLTESRNFNTLEAAAGALQNLSAGNWVWATYIRAAVRKERGLPVLVELLQSETDKVVRAVAIALRNLSLDRRNKDLIGSYAMAELVRNVRSAQAPARPGARLEEDTVVAVLNTIHEIVSDSLDNARSLLQARGVPALVALGASSQSVREAKAASHVLQTVWSYKELRSALQKDGWSKARFQSAAANARGPKAAPSPGGLDDSTLPLVENSLDGEKPGGRDMIPMEALGPADGYSTMDRRERRPRGSDPAGETSEKEPLKGLGLAVCS is encoded by the exons ATGGAGGACTGCAGTGTGCGCTCGGCCGCCACCATCCTGGCCTCAGTGAGAGAGCAGGAGGCCCGCTTCGAGCTGCTGACGCGGGCGCTGGAGCAGGAGCGGCGCCATGTCGCCCTGCAGCTGGAGCGCGCCCAGCAGCCTGGCGCAGGCGGCAGGCAGTCCCTGCCCATGGCCTGGCAACAGCTGGTTCTGCAG GAGCAGAGCCCGGGCAGCCAGGCCTCACTGGCCACGATGCCGGAGGCGCCCGAGGTGCTGGAGGAGACCGTGACGGTGGAGGAGGACCCAGGCACCCCCACCTCCCACGTGTCCATCGTCACGTCGGAAGACGGCACCACGCGCCGCACGGAGACCAAG GTCACCAAGACAGTCAAGACGGTGACCACGAGGACCCTGCGCCAGGTGCCCGTGGGCCCCGACGGCCTCCCCCTGCTGGACGGCGGGCCCCCCCTGGGCCCCTTCACCGACGGCCCCCTGGACCGGCACTTCCTGCTGCGTGGGGGCGGCCCAGCGGCCACGCTCTCCCGCACCTGCCTCGGCGGCGGGGGCGGCTTTCCCGAGGAGCCCCGCGACGTCCCCGGCTACGGAAGCCTGTCTCGAGGGCTGGGCGTCCGGCCCCCACGCGGAGGCCCCCCAGGCCCGGGCCCCGGCGATGGCTGCTTCACCCTGCCCAGCCGCCGGGAGGCCTTTCCCGCGGGGCCAGGGCCGGAGCCGGGGCCGCCGGCCAGCCGCTCGCAGCCCGAGCGGTTCCAGGCGGAACCGTATGGCTTGGAGGACGACGCTCGCAGCCTGGCAGCCGACGAAGAAGGGGCCCCTGAGCTGGAGCCGGACTACGGCACCGCCGCGCGGAGGAGGCCGGACTGTGGGCGGGGCCTGCGCTCCAG GGCCTACGAGGACGTGGCGGACGACGGCGGCGAGCTGATGGAGGAGCGGCCGCCCTTCCCCGCCACCGCGGCGCCCCTGGCGCAGCCGGAACGCGGCAGCCTGGGCAGCCTGGAGCGGGTGGTGCGGCGCTCGCCCTCGGCAGACAGTGCCCGCAAGGAGCCACGCTGGCGGGACCCCGAGCTGCCCGAGGTGCTGGCCATGCTGCGGCACCCTGTGGACCCCGTGAAGGCCAACGCGGCCGCCTACCTGCAGCACCTGTGCTTCGAGAACGAGGCCGTCAAGAGGCGCGTGCGGCAGCTGCGGGGGCTGCCGCTGCTCGTGGCCCTGCTGGACCACCCGCGGGCGGAGGTGCGGCGCCGCGCCTGCGGGGCACTGCGGAACCTCTCCTACGGCCGGGACGCCGACAACAAGGCCGCCATCCGGGACTGTGGCGGAGTGCCTGCCCTGGTGCGCCTGCTGCGGGCAGCGCGGGACAGCGAAGTCCGCGAGCTTGTCACAG GTACGCTCTGGAACCTGTCATCCTACGAGCCCCTGAAGATGGTCATCATCGACCATGGCCTGCAGACGCTGACCCACGAGGTCATCGTGCCAAACTCGGGCTGGGAGCCAGAGCCCAATGAGGACTCCAAGCCACGGGACGCCGAGTGGACAACCGTCTTCAAGAACACGTCAGGTTGCCTGAG GAATGTGAGCTCAGACGGCGCAGAGGCCCGGCGGCGGCTCCGCGAGTGTGAGGGGCTGGTGGACGCCCTGCTGCACGCTCTGCAGTCGGCCGTGGGCAGGAAGGACACTGACAACAAG TCGGTGGAGAACTGTGTGTGCATTGTCCGGAACCTCTCCTACCACGTGCATAAGGAGGTGCCAGGGGCCGAAAGGTATCAGGAGGCCGAGCCCGGGCCCCCGGGTGGTTCCGGGAGCGCCCAGCGCCGGAGCAGGGAGGACGCCGGCTGCTTCGGTGGCAAGAAGGCCAAAG GGAAGCGGGATGGGGAGATGGACCAGAACTCGGACACCCTGGACCTGCCCAAGCGCACTGAGGCTGCCAAGG GCTTCGAGCTGCTGTACCAGCCCGAGGTGGTGCGTCTCTACCTGTCCCTCCTGACGGAGAGCCGCAACTTCAACACCCTGGAGGCCGCGGCCGGCGCCCTGCAGAACCTCAGCGCCGGGAACTGGGTG TGGGCCACGTACATCCGCGCCGCGGTGCGCAAGGAGCGCGGGCTGCCGGTGCTGGTGGAGCTGCTGCAGTCGGAGACCGACAAGGTGGTGCGCGCCGTCGCCATCGCCCTGCGCAACCTCTCGCTCGACCGGCGCAACAAAGACCTTATCG GGAGCTACGCCATGGCCGAGCTCGTGAGAAACGTGCGCAGCGCGCAGGCGCCCGCCCGGCCCGGTGCccgcctggaggaggacacagtggTGGCCGTGCTCAACACCATCCACGAGATCGTGTCCGACAGTCTGGACAACGCGCGTTCGCTGCTGCAAGCTCGCGGCGTGCCCGCGCTGGTGGCACTGGGCGCCTCCAG CCAATCGGTGCGCGAGGCGAAGGCCGCGTCGCACGTGCTGCAGACGGTGTGGAGCTACAAGGAGCTGCGCAGCGCCCTGCAGAAGGACGGCTGGAGCAAGGCGCGCTTCCAG TCAGCCGCTGCTAATGCCAGGGGCCCCAAGGCAGCCCCGAGTCCGGGAGGCTTGGACGACAGCACGCTGCCGCTGGTGGAAAACAGCCTGG ACGGTGAGAAGCCAGGCGGCCGGGACATGATCCCCATGGAAGCACTTGGTCCAG CAGACGGCTACTCTACCATGGACAGGAGGGAGCGCAGGCCTCGAGGCAGTGACCCCGCGGGGGAGACCTCTGAGAAGGAGCCGCTGAAA GGCCTGGGCCTGGCCGTTTGCTCTTAG
- the ARVCF gene encoding splicing regulator ARVCF isoform X4 has product MEDCSVRSAATILASVREQEARFELLTRALEQERRHVALQLERAQQPGAGGRQSLPMAWQQLVLQEQSPGSQASLATMPEAPEVLEETVTVEEDPGTPTSHVSIVTSEDGTTRRTETKVTKTVKTVTTRTLRQVPVGPDGLPLLDGGPPLGPFTDGPLDRHFLLRGGGPAATLSRTCLGGGGGFPEEPRDVPGYGSLSRGLGVRPPRGGPPGPGPGDGCFTLPSRREAFPAGPGPEPGPPASRSQPERFQAEPYGLEDDARSLAADEEGAPELEPDYGTAARRRPDCGRGLRSRAYEDVADDGGELMEERPPFPATAAPLAQPERGSLGSLERVVRRSPSADSARKEPRWRDPELPEVLAMLRHPVDPVKANAAAYLQHLCFENEAVKRRVRQLRGLPLLVALLDHPRAEVRRRACGALRNLSYGRDADNKAAIRDCGGVPALVRLLRAARDSEVRELVTGTLWNLSSYEPLKMVIIDHGLQTLTHEVIVPNSGWEPEPNEDSKPRDAEWTTVFKNTSGCLRNVSSDGAEARRRLRECEGLVDALLHALQSAVGRKDTDNKSVENCVCIVRNLSYHVHKEVPGAERYQEAEPGPPGGSGSAQRRSREDAGCFGGKKAKGKRDGEMDQNSDTLDLPKRTEAAKGFELLYQPEVVRLYLSLLTESRNFNTLEAAAGALQNLSAGNWVWATYIRAAVRKERGLPVLVELLQSETDKVVRAVAIALRNLSLDRRNKDLIGSYAMAELVRNVRSAQAPARPGARLEEDTVVAVLNTIHEIVSDSLDNARSLLQARGVPALVALGASSQSVREAKAASHVLQTVWSYKELRSALQKDGWSKARFQSAAANARGPKAAPSPGGLDDSTLPLVENSLDGEKPGGRDMIPMEALGPDGYSTMDRRERRPRGSDPAGETSEKEPLKGLGLAVCS; this is encoded by the exons ATGGAGGACTGCAGTGTGCGCTCGGCCGCCACCATCCTGGCCTCAGTGAGAGAGCAGGAGGCCCGCTTCGAGCTGCTGACGCGGGCGCTGGAGCAGGAGCGGCGCCATGTCGCCCTGCAGCTGGAGCGCGCCCAGCAGCCTGGCGCAGGCGGCAGGCAGTCCCTGCCCATGGCCTGGCAACAGCTGGTTCTGCAG GAGCAGAGCCCGGGCAGCCAGGCCTCACTGGCCACGATGCCGGAGGCGCCCGAGGTGCTGGAGGAGACCGTGACGGTGGAGGAGGACCCAGGCACCCCCACCTCCCACGTGTCCATCGTCACGTCGGAAGACGGCACCACGCGCCGCACGGAGACCAAG GTCACCAAGACAGTCAAGACGGTGACCACGAGGACCCTGCGCCAGGTGCCCGTGGGCCCCGACGGCCTCCCCCTGCTGGACGGCGGGCCCCCCCTGGGCCCCTTCACCGACGGCCCCCTGGACCGGCACTTCCTGCTGCGTGGGGGCGGCCCAGCGGCCACGCTCTCCCGCACCTGCCTCGGCGGCGGGGGCGGCTTTCCCGAGGAGCCCCGCGACGTCCCCGGCTACGGAAGCCTGTCTCGAGGGCTGGGCGTCCGGCCCCCACGCGGAGGCCCCCCAGGCCCGGGCCCCGGCGATGGCTGCTTCACCCTGCCCAGCCGCCGGGAGGCCTTTCCCGCGGGGCCAGGGCCGGAGCCGGGGCCGCCGGCCAGCCGCTCGCAGCCCGAGCGGTTCCAGGCGGAACCGTATGGCTTGGAGGACGACGCTCGCAGCCTGGCAGCCGACGAAGAAGGGGCCCCTGAGCTGGAGCCGGACTACGGCACCGCCGCGCGGAGGAGGCCGGACTGTGGGCGGGGCCTGCGCTCCAG GGCCTACGAGGACGTGGCGGACGACGGCGGCGAGCTGATGGAGGAGCGGCCGCCCTTCCCCGCCACCGCGGCGCCCCTGGCGCAGCCGGAACGCGGCAGCCTGGGCAGCCTGGAGCGGGTGGTGCGGCGCTCGCCCTCGGCAGACAGTGCCCGCAAGGAGCCACGCTGGCGGGACCCCGAGCTGCCCGAGGTGCTGGCCATGCTGCGGCACCCTGTGGACCCCGTGAAGGCCAACGCGGCCGCCTACCTGCAGCACCTGTGCTTCGAGAACGAGGCCGTCAAGAGGCGCGTGCGGCAGCTGCGGGGGCTGCCGCTGCTCGTGGCCCTGCTGGACCACCCGCGGGCGGAGGTGCGGCGCCGCGCCTGCGGGGCACTGCGGAACCTCTCCTACGGCCGGGACGCCGACAACAAGGCCGCCATCCGGGACTGTGGCGGAGTGCCTGCCCTGGTGCGCCTGCTGCGGGCAGCGCGGGACAGCGAAGTCCGCGAGCTTGTCACAG GTACGCTCTGGAACCTGTCATCCTACGAGCCCCTGAAGATGGTCATCATCGACCATGGCCTGCAGACGCTGACCCACGAGGTCATCGTGCCAAACTCGGGCTGGGAGCCAGAGCCCAATGAGGACTCCAAGCCACGGGACGCCGAGTGGACAACCGTCTTCAAGAACACGTCAGGTTGCCTGAG GAATGTGAGCTCAGACGGCGCAGAGGCCCGGCGGCGGCTCCGCGAGTGTGAGGGGCTGGTGGACGCCCTGCTGCACGCTCTGCAGTCGGCCGTGGGCAGGAAGGACACTGACAACAAG TCGGTGGAGAACTGTGTGTGCATTGTCCGGAACCTCTCCTACCACGTGCATAAGGAGGTGCCAGGGGCCGAAAGGTATCAGGAGGCCGAGCCCGGGCCCCCGGGTGGTTCCGGGAGCGCCCAGCGCCGGAGCAGGGAGGACGCCGGCTGCTTCGGTGGCAAGAAGGCCAAAG GGAAGCGGGATGGGGAGATGGACCAGAACTCGGACACCCTGGACCTGCCCAAGCGCACTGAGGCTGCCAAGG GCTTCGAGCTGCTGTACCAGCCCGAGGTGGTGCGTCTCTACCTGTCCCTCCTGACGGAGAGCCGCAACTTCAACACCCTGGAGGCCGCGGCCGGCGCCCTGCAGAACCTCAGCGCCGGGAACTGGGTG TGGGCCACGTACATCCGCGCCGCGGTGCGCAAGGAGCGCGGGCTGCCGGTGCTGGTGGAGCTGCTGCAGTCGGAGACCGACAAGGTGGTGCGCGCCGTCGCCATCGCCCTGCGCAACCTCTCGCTCGACCGGCGCAACAAAGACCTTATCG GGAGCTACGCCATGGCCGAGCTCGTGAGAAACGTGCGCAGCGCGCAGGCGCCCGCCCGGCCCGGTGCccgcctggaggaggacacagtggTGGCCGTGCTCAACACCATCCACGAGATCGTGTCCGACAGTCTGGACAACGCGCGTTCGCTGCTGCAAGCTCGCGGCGTGCCCGCGCTGGTGGCACTGGGCGCCTCCAG CCAATCGGTGCGCGAGGCGAAGGCCGCGTCGCACGTGCTGCAGACGGTGTGGAGCTACAAGGAGCTGCGCAGCGCCCTGCAGAAGGACGGCTGGAGCAAGGCGCGCTTCCAG TCAGCCGCTGCTAATGCCAGGGGCCCCAAGGCAGCCCCGAGTCCGGGAGGCTTGGACGACAGCACGCTGCCGCTGGTGGAAAACAGCCTGG ACGGTGAGAAGCCAGGCGGCCGGGACATGATCCCCATGGAAGCACTTGGTCCAG ACGGCTACTCTACCATGGACAGGAGGGAGCGCAGGCCTCGAGGCAGTGACCCCGCGGGGGAGACCTCTGAGAAGGAGCCGCTGAAA GGCCTGGGCCTGGCCGTTTGCTCTTAG
- the ARVCF gene encoding splicing regulator ARVCF isoform X7 has protein sequence MPAELRQEQSPGSQASLATMPEAPEVLEETVTVEEDPGTPTSHVSIVTSEDGTTRRTETKVTKTVKTVTTRTLRQVPVGPDGLPLLDGGPPLGPFTDGPLDRHFLLRGGGPAATLSRTCLGGGGGFPEEPRDVPGYGSLSRGLGVRPPRGGPPGPGPGDGCFTLPSRREAFPAGPGPEPGPPASRSQPERFQAEPYGLEDDARSLAADEEGAPELEPDYGTAARRRPDCGRGLRSRAYEDVADDGGELMEERPPFPATAAPLAQPERGSLGSLERVVRRSPSADSARKEPRWRDPELPEVLAMLRHPVDPVKANAAAYLQHLCFENEAVKRRVRQLRGLPLLVALLDHPRAEVRRRACGALRNLSYGRDADNKAAIRDCGGVPALVRLLRAARDSEVRELVTGTLWNLSSYEPLKMVIIDHGLQTLTHEVIVPNSGWEPEPNEDSKPRDAEWTTVFKNTSGCLRNVSSDGAEARRRLRECEGLVDALLHALQSAVGRKDTDNKSVENCVCIVRNLSYHVHKEVPGAERYQEAEPGPPGGSGSAQRRSREDAGCFGGKKAKGKRDGEMDQNSDTLDLPKRTEAAKGFELLYQPEVVRLYLSLLTESRNFNTLEAAAGALQNLSAGNWVWATYIRAAVRKERGLPVLVELLQSETDKVVRAVAIALRNLSLDRRNKDLIGSYAMAELVRNVRSAQAPARPGARLEEDTVVAVLNTIHEIVSDSLDNARSLLQARGVPALVALGASSQSVREAKAASHVLQTVWSYKELRSALQKDGWSKARFQSAAANARGPKAAPSPGGLDDSTLPLVENSLDGEKPGGRDMIPMEALGPDGYSTMDRRERRPRGSDPAGETSEKEPLKGLGLAVCS, from the exons ATGCCGGCCGAACTCAGACAG GAGCAGAGCCCGGGCAGCCAGGCCTCACTGGCCACGATGCCGGAGGCGCCCGAGGTGCTGGAGGAGACCGTGACGGTGGAGGAGGACCCAGGCACCCCCACCTCCCACGTGTCCATCGTCACGTCGGAAGACGGCACCACGCGCCGCACGGAGACCAAG GTCACCAAGACAGTCAAGACGGTGACCACGAGGACCCTGCGCCAGGTGCCCGTGGGCCCCGACGGCCTCCCCCTGCTGGACGGCGGGCCCCCCCTGGGCCCCTTCACCGACGGCCCCCTGGACCGGCACTTCCTGCTGCGTGGGGGCGGCCCAGCGGCCACGCTCTCCCGCACCTGCCTCGGCGGCGGGGGCGGCTTTCCCGAGGAGCCCCGCGACGTCCCCGGCTACGGAAGCCTGTCTCGAGGGCTGGGCGTCCGGCCCCCACGCGGAGGCCCCCCAGGCCCGGGCCCCGGCGATGGCTGCTTCACCCTGCCCAGCCGCCGGGAGGCCTTTCCCGCGGGGCCAGGGCCGGAGCCGGGGCCGCCGGCCAGCCGCTCGCAGCCCGAGCGGTTCCAGGCGGAACCGTATGGCTTGGAGGACGACGCTCGCAGCCTGGCAGCCGACGAAGAAGGGGCCCCTGAGCTGGAGCCGGACTACGGCACCGCCGCGCGGAGGAGGCCGGACTGTGGGCGGGGCCTGCGCTCCAG GGCCTACGAGGACGTGGCGGACGACGGCGGCGAGCTGATGGAGGAGCGGCCGCCCTTCCCCGCCACCGCGGCGCCCCTGGCGCAGCCGGAACGCGGCAGCCTGGGCAGCCTGGAGCGGGTGGTGCGGCGCTCGCCCTCGGCAGACAGTGCCCGCAAGGAGCCACGCTGGCGGGACCCCGAGCTGCCCGAGGTGCTGGCCATGCTGCGGCACCCTGTGGACCCCGTGAAGGCCAACGCGGCCGCCTACCTGCAGCACCTGTGCTTCGAGAACGAGGCCGTCAAGAGGCGCGTGCGGCAGCTGCGGGGGCTGCCGCTGCTCGTGGCCCTGCTGGACCACCCGCGGGCGGAGGTGCGGCGCCGCGCCTGCGGGGCACTGCGGAACCTCTCCTACGGCCGGGACGCCGACAACAAGGCCGCCATCCGGGACTGTGGCGGAGTGCCTGCCCTGGTGCGCCTGCTGCGGGCAGCGCGGGACAGCGAAGTCCGCGAGCTTGTCACAG GTACGCTCTGGAACCTGTCATCCTACGAGCCCCTGAAGATGGTCATCATCGACCATGGCCTGCAGACGCTGACCCACGAGGTCATCGTGCCAAACTCGGGCTGGGAGCCAGAGCCCAATGAGGACTCCAAGCCACGGGACGCCGAGTGGACAACCGTCTTCAAGAACACGTCAGGTTGCCTGAG GAATGTGAGCTCAGACGGCGCAGAGGCCCGGCGGCGGCTCCGCGAGTGTGAGGGGCTGGTGGACGCCCTGCTGCACGCTCTGCAGTCGGCCGTGGGCAGGAAGGACACTGACAACAAG TCGGTGGAGAACTGTGTGTGCATTGTCCGGAACCTCTCCTACCACGTGCATAAGGAGGTGCCAGGGGCCGAAAGGTATCAGGAGGCCGAGCCCGGGCCCCCGGGTGGTTCCGGGAGCGCCCAGCGCCGGAGCAGGGAGGACGCCGGCTGCTTCGGTGGCAAGAAGGCCAAAG GGAAGCGGGATGGGGAGATGGACCAGAACTCGGACACCCTGGACCTGCCCAAGCGCACTGAGGCTGCCAAGG GCTTCGAGCTGCTGTACCAGCCCGAGGTGGTGCGTCTCTACCTGTCCCTCCTGACGGAGAGCCGCAACTTCAACACCCTGGAGGCCGCGGCCGGCGCCCTGCAGAACCTCAGCGCCGGGAACTGGGTG TGGGCCACGTACATCCGCGCCGCGGTGCGCAAGGAGCGCGGGCTGCCGGTGCTGGTGGAGCTGCTGCAGTCGGAGACCGACAAGGTGGTGCGCGCCGTCGCCATCGCCCTGCGCAACCTCTCGCTCGACCGGCGCAACAAAGACCTTATCG GGAGCTACGCCATGGCCGAGCTCGTGAGAAACGTGCGCAGCGCGCAGGCGCCCGCCCGGCCCGGTGCccgcctggaggaggacacagtggTGGCCGTGCTCAACACCATCCACGAGATCGTGTCCGACAGTCTGGACAACGCGCGTTCGCTGCTGCAAGCTCGCGGCGTGCCCGCGCTGGTGGCACTGGGCGCCTCCAG CCAATCGGTGCGCGAGGCGAAGGCCGCGTCGCACGTGCTGCAGACGGTGTGGAGCTACAAGGAGCTGCGCAGCGCCCTGCAGAAGGACGGCTGGAGCAAGGCGCGCTTCCAG TCAGCCGCTGCTAATGCCAGGGGCCCCAAGGCAGCCCCGAGTCCGGGAGGCTTGGACGACAGCACGCTGCCGCTGGTGGAAAACAGCCTGG ACGGTGAGAAGCCAGGCGGCCGGGACATGATCCCCATGGAAGCACTTGGTCCAG ACGGCTACTCTACCATGGACAGGAGGGAGCGCAGGCCTCGAGGCAGTGACCCCGCGGGGGAGACCTCTGAGAAGGAGCCGCTGAAA GGCCTGGGCCTGGCCGTTTGCTCTTAG
- the ARVCF gene encoding splicing regulator ARVCF isoform X2 yields MEDCSVRSAATILASVREQEARFELLTRALEQERRHVALQLERAQQPGAGGRQSLPMAWQQLVLQEQSPGSQASLATMPEAPEVLEETVTVEEDPGTPTSHVSIVTSEDGTTRRTETKVTKTVKTVTTRTLRQVPVGPDGLPLLDGGPPLGPFTDGPLDRHFLLRGGGPAATLSRTCLGGGGGFPEEPRDVPGYGSLSRGLGVRPPRGGPPGPGPGDGCFTLPSRREAFPAGPGPEPGPPASRSQPERFQAEPYGLEDDARSLAADEEGAPELEPDYGTAARRRPDCGRGLRSRAYEDVADDGGELMEERPPFPATAAPLAQPERGSLGSLERVVRRSPSADSARKEPRWRDPELPEVLAMLRHPVDPVKANAAAYLQHLCFENEAVKRRVRQLRGLPLLVALLDHPRAEVRRRACGALRNLSYGRDADNKAAIRDCGGVPALVRLLRAARDSEVRELVTGTLWNLSSYEPLKMVIIDHGLQTLTHEVIVPNSGWEPEPNEDSKPRDAEWTTVFKNTSGCLRNVSSDGAEARRRLRECEGLVDALLHALQSAVGRKDTDNKSVENCVCIVRNLSYHVHKEVPGAERYQEAEPGPPGGSGSAQRRSREDAGCFGGKKAKGKRDGEMDQNSDTLDLPKRTEAAKGFELLYQPEVVRLYLSLLTESRNFNTLEAAAGALQNLSAGNWVWATYIRAAVRKERGLPVLVELLQSETDKVVRAVAIALRNLSLDRRNKDLIGSYAMAELVRNVRSAQAPARPGARLEEDTVVAVLNTIHEIVSDSLDNARSLLQARGVPALVALGASSQSVREAKAASHVLQTVWSYKELRSALQKDGWSKARFQSAAANARGPKAAPSPGGLDDSTLPLVENSLDGEKPGGRDMIPMEALGPDGYSTMDRRERRPRGSDPAGETSEKEPLKPDPSRKAPPPGPSRPAVRLVDAVGDARPQPVDSWV; encoded by the exons ATGGAGGACTGCAGTGTGCGCTCGGCCGCCACCATCCTGGCCTCAGTGAGAGAGCAGGAGGCCCGCTTCGAGCTGCTGACGCGGGCGCTGGAGCAGGAGCGGCGCCATGTCGCCCTGCAGCTGGAGCGCGCCCAGCAGCCTGGCGCAGGCGGCAGGCAGTCCCTGCCCATGGCCTGGCAACAGCTGGTTCTGCAG GAGCAGAGCCCGGGCAGCCAGGCCTCACTGGCCACGATGCCGGAGGCGCCCGAGGTGCTGGAGGAGACCGTGACGGTGGAGGAGGACCCAGGCACCCCCACCTCCCACGTGTCCATCGTCACGTCGGAAGACGGCACCACGCGCCGCACGGAGACCAAG GTCACCAAGACAGTCAAGACGGTGACCACGAGGACCCTGCGCCAGGTGCCCGTGGGCCCCGACGGCCTCCCCCTGCTGGACGGCGGGCCCCCCCTGGGCCCCTTCACCGACGGCCCCCTGGACCGGCACTTCCTGCTGCGTGGGGGCGGCCCAGCGGCCACGCTCTCCCGCACCTGCCTCGGCGGCGGGGGCGGCTTTCCCGAGGAGCCCCGCGACGTCCCCGGCTACGGAAGCCTGTCTCGAGGGCTGGGCGTCCGGCCCCCACGCGGAGGCCCCCCAGGCCCGGGCCCCGGCGATGGCTGCTTCACCCTGCCCAGCCGCCGGGAGGCCTTTCCCGCGGGGCCAGGGCCGGAGCCGGGGCCGCCGGCCAGCCGCTCGCAGCCCGAGCGGTTCCAGGCGGAACCGTATGGCTTGGAGGACGACGCTCGCAGCCTGGCAGCCGACGAAGAAGGGGCCCCTGAGCTGGAGCCGGACTACGGCACCGCCGCGCGGAGGAGGCCGGACTGTGGGCGGGGCCTGCGCTCCAG GGCCTACGAGGACGTGGCGGACGACGGCGGCGAGCTGATGGAGGAGCGGCCGCCCTTCCCCGCCACCGCGGCGCCCCTGGCGCAGCCGGAACGCGGCAGCCTGGGCAGCCTGGAGCGGGTGGTGCGGCGCTCGCCCTCGGCAGACAGTGCCCGCAAGGAGCCACGCTGGCGGGACCCCGAGCTGCCCGAGGTGCTGGCCATGCTGCGGCACCCTGTGGACCCCGTGAAGGCCAACGCGGCCGCCTACCTGCAGCACCTGTGCTTCGAGAACGAGGCCGTCAAGAGGCGCGTGCGGCAGCTGCGGGGGCTGCCGCTGCTCGTGGCCCTGCTGGACCACCCGCGGGCGGAGGTGCGGCGCCGCGCCTGCGGGGCACTGCGGAACCTCTCCTACGGCCGGGACGCCGACAACAAGGCCGCCATCCGGGACTGTGGCGGAGTGCCTGCCCTGGTGCGCCTGCTGCGGGCAGCGCGGGACAGCGAAGTCCGCGAGCTTGTCACAG GTACGCTCTGGAACCTGTCATCCTACGAGCCCCTGAAGATGGTCATCATCGACCATGGCCTGCAGACGCTGACCCACGAGGTCATCGTGCCAAACTCGGGCTGGGAGCCAGAGCCCAATGAGGACTCCAAGCCACGGGACGCCGAGTGGACAACCGTCTTCAAGAACACGTCAGGTTGCCTGAG GAATGTGAGCTCAGACGGCGCAGAGGCCCGGCGGCGGCTCCGCGAGTGTGAGGGGCTGGTGGACGCCCTGCTGCACGCTCTGCAGTCGGCCGTGGGCAGGAAGGACACTGACAACAAG TCGGTGGAGAACTGTGTGTGCATTGTCCGGAACCTCTCCTACCACGTGCATAAGGAGGTGCCAGGGGCCGAAAGGTATCAGGAGGCCGAGCCCGGGCCCCCGGGTGGTTCCGGGAGCGCCCAGCGCCGGAGCAGGGAGGACGCCGGCTGCTTCGGTGGCAAGAAGGCCAAAG GGAAGCGGGATGGGGAGATGGACCAGAACTCGGACACCCTGGACCTGCCCAAGCGCACTGAGGCTGCCAAGG GCTTCGAGCTGCTGTACCAGCCCGAGGTGGTGCGTCTCTACCTGTCCCTCCTGACGGAGAGCCGCAACTTCAACACCCTGGAGGCCGCGGCCGGCGCCCTGCAGAACCTCAGCGCCGGGAACTGGGTG TGGGCCACGTACATCCGCGCCGCGGTGCGCAAGGAGCGCGGGCTGCCGGTGCTGGTGGAGCTGCTGCAGTCGGAGACCGACAAGGTGGTGCGCGCCGTCGCCATCGCCCTGCGCAACCTCTCGCTCGACCGGCGCAACAAAGACCTTATCG GGAGCTACGCCATGGCCGAGCTCGTGAGAAACGTGCGCAGCGCGCAGGCGCCCGCCCGGCCCGGTGCccgcctggaggaggacacagtggTGGCCGTGCTCAACACCATCCACGAGATCGTGTCCGACAGTCTGGACAACGCGCGTTCGCTGCTGCAAGCTCGCGGCGTGCCCGCGCTGGTGGCACTGGGCGCCTCCAG CCAATCGGTGCGCGAGGCGAAGGCCGCGTCGCACGTGCTGCAGACGGTGTGGAGCTACAAGGAGCTGCGCAGCGCCCTGCAGAAGGACGGCTGGAGCAAGGCGCGCTTCCAG TCAGCCGCTGCTAATGCCAGGGGCCCCAAGGCAGCCCCGAGTCCGGGAGGCTTGGACGACAGCACGCTGCCGCTGGTGGAAAACAGCCTGG ACGGTGAGAAGCCAGGCGGCCGGGACATGATCCCCATGGAAGCACTTGGTCCAG ACGGCTACTCTACCATGGACAGGAGGGAGCGCAGGCCTCGAGGCAGTGACCCCGCGGGGGAGACCTCTGAGAAGGAGCCGCTGAAA CCCGACCCCAGCAGGAAGGCTCCTCCGCCCGGGCCCAGCAGGCCTGCGGTCAGGCTGGTGGACGCTGTGGGGGACGCCAGGCCTCAGCCTGTCGACTCCTGGGTCTAG